From one Humulus lupulus chromosome 8, drHumLupu1.1, whole genome shotgun sequence genomic stretch:
- the LOC133796790 gene encoding probable protein phosphatase 2C 39 isoform X2 — protein MAGREILNKMKEKVGLGPSDCESGKGKSKLQKHVTHGFHLVKGKAHHPMEDYVVARFKHVEEKELGLFAIFDGHLSSEIPGYLRTHLFENILKEPDFWTEPVKAVRRAYRITDDAILNKAVDLGKGGSTAVTAILINCQKLVVANVGDSRAVICKNGKAKQLSIDHEPSAEREHIENRGGFVSNFPGDVPRVDGQLAVARAFGDKSLKMHLSSEPDVTVELIDDETELIILASDGLWKVMTNQEAVDLIRHIKDARSAAKHLTEEALHRKSTDDISVVIVRF, from the exons ATGGCTGGAAGAGAAATCCTTAACAAGATGAAG GAAAAGGTGGGACTAGGTCCATCGGATTGTGAGTCTGGGAAAGGGAAGAGCAAACTGCAAAAGCATGTCACACATGGCTTTCACTTGGTGAAAGGAAAGGCCCATCATCCCATGGAAGATTATGTTGTTGCACGGTTTAAGCATGTTGAAGAAAAGGAACTAGGATTATTTGCAATATTTGATGGCCATTTGAGCTCTGAGATCCCTGGTTACTTGAGAACACATCTCTTTGAAAATATTCTGAAAGAG CCTGATTTCTGGACAGAACCAGTGAAAGCAGTAAGGAGAGCATATCGCATAACAGATGATGCCATTCTGAACAAGGCAGTTGATTTGGGCAAAGGGGGGTCAACTGCAGTTACAGCCATATTGATAAATTGCCAAAAGTTGGTTGTGGCCAACGTTGGTGATTCTCGGGCTGTCATATGCAAGAATGGCAAGGCCAAACAACTATCCATAGACCATGAACCAAGTGCTGAGAGAGAGCACATTGAGAATAGAGGTGGTTTTGTGTCCAACTTCCCAG GGGATGTTCCTCGTGTTGATGGTCAATTGGCTGTGGCGAGGGCGTTTGGTGACAAGAGTTTGAAGATGCATCTTAGTTCTGAACCTGACGTGACAGTGGAGCTCATTGATGATGAAACAGAGTTGATTATTTTGGCTAGTGATGGGTTATGGAAAGTAATGACAAACCAAGAAGCAGTAGATTTGATCAGACATATAAAGGATGCTCGCTCCGCTGCAAAGCACCTTACAGAGGAGGCTCTTCACAGGAAGAGCACTGATGACATTTCCGTTGTAATCGTCCGCTTCTAG
- the LOC133796790 gene encoding retrovirus-related Pol polyprotein from transposon RE1 isoform X1, with protein MFGTHVPKFFWGDAILTAAYLINRMPSKVLKFQTPCQTLLQLFPHTRFISFVDPKIFGCIVFVHIYSQHRSKLDPKSIKCIFIGYSSHQKGYKCYSPTTRKTYNSMDVTFFEKHAYYKSEIQGENVNESHLWESIPGTHTDIIPGTHTRTPPLDHTHTHTPPLDQFSNPVTDTSSTSSVMENQGPSNSSQVIENQDPLMTIESQQQEPKEIRVYQRRKYSDKELKDQTHLECRHELELDPHPPEIHSGLSNPSRDNVIHINDDLPIALRKGVRACTQHPIGNFVSYKILSPSYQAFVSTLDSVQIPRTIQEALTDPSWKKAIQDEVNALVKNGTWEITKLPTGKKPVGCKWVFTIKHKADGSIERLKARLVAKGFTQSYGIDYQETFAPVAKLNTIRVLLSLAANQDWPLHQLDVKNAFLNGDLEEEVYMDIPPGFENSSNHDKVCRLKKSLYGLKQSPRAWFGKFTKSIIQNGYTQCQADHTLFVKLDSDKRIAILIVYVDDIILTSDYKEELVMLKSFLSKEFEIKDLGYLRYFLGMEIARSRHGIFVSQRKYVLDLLKETGMLGCKPASTPMESNKKIGSGTD; from the coding sequence ATGTTTGGGACTCATGTTCCCAAATTTTTCTGGGGTGATGCCATTCTTACTGCTGCATACCTCATCAATCGAATGCCATCCAAGGTGCTAAAATTTCAAACTCCTTGTCAAACTCTTTTGCAACTATTCCCTCATACTCGGTTCATTAGTTTTGTTGACCCTAAAATCTTTGGATGCATTGTTTTTGTACATATCTATTCACAACATCGTAGTAAGTTGGATCCTAAGTCTATCAAATGTATCTTTATTGGTTATTCCTCCCATCAAAAGGGTTACAAGTGTTATTCTCCTACAACTCGAAAAACTTATAACTCTATGGACGTAACCTTTTTTGAAAAACATGCTTACTACAAATCTGAGATTCAGGGGGAGAATGTAAATGAATCTCATCTTTGGGAGAGTATTCCAGGTACCCATACTGACATTATTCCAGGTACTCATACTCGTACTCCACCTCTCGATCATACTCATACTCATACTCCACCTCTCGATCAATTTTCCAATCCAGTCACAGACACTTCTTCGACCTCTTCAGTCATGGAAAATCAAGGTCCATCTAATTCTTCTCAAGTCATAGAAAATCAAGATCCACTCATGACTATTGAGTCTCAACAACAAGAACCTAAAGAGATTCGTGTCTACCAAAGAAGGAAATATTCTGACAAAGAATTAAAAGATCAAACACATCTTGAGTGTCGCCATGAATTGGAACTGGATCCACATCCTCCAGAAATACATTCAGGTTTGAGTAATCCTAGTCGTGATAATGTTATTCATATAAATGATGACCTGCCTATTGCTTTAAGAAAAGGTGTTCGAGCTTGTACTCAACATCCTATTGGCAACTTTGTGTCCTACAAAATCTTATCTCCATCCTATCAGGCATTTGTTTCTACTCTTGACAGTGTACAGATTCCTCGTACAATTCAAGAGGCACTAACTGATCCTAGTTGGAAAAAGGCTATACAAGATGAGGTCAACGCCCTGGTGAAGAATGGTACTTGGGAAATCACAAAATTGCCAACTGGAAAGAAACCCGTGGGATGCAAGTGGGTATTCACTATTAAGCATAAAGCAGATGGTAGCATTGAGAGGCTTAAAGCTCGCTTGGTTGCCAAGGGTTTCACTCAGTCTTATGGGATAGATTATCAAGAGACCTTTGCACCCGTTGCTAAACTCAACACCATCCGTGTCCTTCTCTCTCTTGCTGCAAATCAGGACTGGCCACTACACCAACTAGATGTTAagaatgcttttttgaatggTGACCTTGAAGAAGAAGTCTATATGGATATCCCACCTGGTTTTGAGAATTCATCCAACCATGATAAAGTATGTAGACTCAAAAAATCTCTATATGGCCTTAAGCAATCTCCACGAGCATGGTTTGGAAAATTCACTAAGTCTATCATTCAGAATGGCTATACACAATGTCAGGCAGATCACACATTGTTTGTCAAACTCGACTCAGATAAAAGGATAGCTATCCTAAtcgtttatgttgatgatataataTTGACAAGTGATTACAAGGAGGAACTAGTAATGTTGAAAAGTTTCTTATCAAAGGAATTTGAGATTAAAGATCTAGGGTATCTCAGATATTTTCTTGGCATGGAAATTGCACGATCAAGACATGGCATTTTTGTTTCTCAACGTAAGTATGTTCTCGACTTACTCAAAGAAACAGGAATGCTTGGGTGTAAACCAGCCTCAACTCCAATGGAATCGAACAAGAAAATTGGCTCGGGGACTGATTAG
- the LOC133796791 gene encoding squamosa promoter-binding protein 1-like codes for MDNNLIDTEDEEVVGGGGESSSLIDKDKRKRGAVLQGRSSSSRASGAGGGDVSSPTCQAERCGADLNDAKRYHRRHKVCEFHSKASIVVVSGLRQRFCQQCSRFHEVSEFDEAKRSCRRRLAGHNERRRKSTVESYGDAKTSKETQHCNRSEFDDQQKYLGSSYKHLHFRS; via the exons ATGGACAATAACTTGATTGACACCGAGGATGAAGAAGTAGTCGGAGGCGGAGGTGAATCAAGCAGCTTGATTGACAAGGATAAGAGGAAGAGAGGGGCGGTGCTGCAAGGGAGGTCATCTTCGTCAAGGGCGTCTGGAGCAGGCGGTGGTGATGTCTCGTCACCGACCTGTCAAGCAGAGAGGTGCGGAGCTGATCTAAATGATGCGAAACGCTATCACCGCCGCCATAAGGTCTGCGAGTTTCATTCCAAAGCATCCATCGTTGTCGTTTCCGGCCTCCGACAGCGGTTTTGCCAGCAATGTAGCag GTTCCATGAAGTATCTGAGTTTGATGAAGCAAAAAGAAGCTGCCGTAGGCGTTTGGCTGGACATAATGAGAGGCGCAGGAAGAGCACAGTTGAGTCTTATGGAGACGCCAAAACCTCAAAAGAAACTCAACACTGTAATCGGTCAGAGTTCGATGACCAGCAAAAATATCTGGGCAGTTCTTACAAGCATCTCCATTTTAGATCATGA